One window of Bacillus alkalicellulosilyticus genomic DNA carries:
- a CDS encoding tyrosine-type recombinase/integrase yields MKLMHIERHPEIEPEVICEQYGIELKDFLNLLQGNRRIESSKNAVEIINEFRIMLEMDLKNGRKTEDTLYYYKYFLERFKNFLNKVNPNFSLLDLNQNTMDDFYKETILRKGNISPGTKNTYQGIVKALIDFAYTQKYISEDIRSRFEMYKYEKLPRYVPTKVIRKLLNKSLETSSPYFNYTVIYFLTGTGCRLSELVNVRIGDFRVDEDVIFIRRGKGNKERYIPMYPEVKKVVMDFLSRTGVNEINYSDERHLFSKRIYDNRRPVLARSIQIMLENLQEAIGIKNQYSPHAFRHSFGVQSVKQGMRIEILQQVLGHEHIETTTIYTKLHPHDLKDEVFGKYPFPFEKLLKHMIGFEE; encoded by the coding sequence ATGAAATTAATGCACATTGAGAGACATCCAGAAATTGAGCCAGAAGTTATTTGCGAGCAATATGGGATAGAGTTAAAAGACTTTTTAAACTTATTACAAGGCAATAGAAGAATTGAATCATCCAAAAATGCTGTAGAAATAATAAATGAATTTAGAATAATGCTTGAAATGGATTTGAAAAATGGAAGGAAAACGGAAGACACTCTATATTATTACAAATATTTTTTAGAGAGATTTAAAAATTTCCTAAATAAAGTAAATCCTAACTTTAGTCTACTTGATTTAAATCAAAACACCATGGATGACTTTTACAAGGAGACGATTCTTAGAAAAGGAAATATTTCTCCAGGTACTAAAAATACCTATCAGGGAATTGTCAAAGCGTTGATTGATTTTGCATATACCCAAAAGTATATATCTGAAGATATAAGAAGCCGATTTGAAATGTATAAGTACGAAAAGTTGCCACGCTATGTTCCGACAAAAGTAATTCGAAAATTATTAAATAAATCGTTAGAAACTTCCTCTCCTTACTTTAATTACACTGTAATCTACTTCCTAACAGGGACAGGCTGTAGATTAAGTGAATTAGTTAACGTTAGAATTGGGGATTTTAGGGTTGATGAAGATGTAATTTTCATTCGTCGAGGTAAGGGAAATAAGGAAAGATACATCCCAATGTATCCTGAAGTAAAAAAGGTGGTGATGGATTTCTTATCTAGAACTGGAGTAAATGAAATCAATTATTCCGATGAGCGCCACCTTTTCTCAAAAAGAATTTACGATAACAGGAGACCTGTTCTTGCCAGGTCAATCCAGATAATGTTAGAAAACTTGCAAGAAGCGATAGGGATTAAGAATCAATACTCTCCACATGCTTTTAGGCATTCCTTTGGTGTTCAGTCAGTAAAACAAGGGATGAGAATAGAAATCCTCCAACAAGTATTAGGACATGAGCATATTGAAACTACAACAATTTACACCAAGTTACATCCACATGATTTAAAAGATGAAGTTTTCGGAAAGTATCCGTTTCCTTTTGAAAAGTTGTTAAAGCATATGATAGGATTTGAGGAATAA
- a CDS encoding tyrosine-type recombinase/integrase — MCNLKLKVEEYNRISPLADSTKKKYVKGLMLFCEFLSQKLNCNVEEIDLRKIHVIKLKSGDIYTPIKSTLLDEFLYENANVGESYHKLASLSCGMKSFFKYLYRNENFPDVTSNMKFEIKKYKDKRKPIRILSKHEILKLFNSIVTHSENLICEVLLFSLLFSTGMRISELLNLKINQIDFEREMLYLEKTKTRKARVVSLRDGFGDVLSSYCSTNSFSESDYLLGPKISKGQVRSNLRKYLNKAGLPYVRIHSIRHSFATHMLDAGSHIFIVQQLLGHDCLSSTRSYVAPNYTRNKSIVIKEQQDVYKKLEDKINAVLQG, encoded by the coding sequence ATGTGTAATCTTAAATTAAAGGTCGAAGAATATAACAGAATTAGTCCATTAGCAGACTCTACAAAAAAAAAGTACGTAAAAGGATTAATGTTATTCTGTGAATTCTTATCACAAAAATTAAATTGTAATGTTGAAGAAATTGATTTAAGGAAAATTCATGTTATAAAATTAAAGAGTGGAGATATCTATACACCAATAAAATCCACCTTATTAGATGAATTTCTTTATGAAAACGCAAACGTAGGAGAAAGCTATCATAAACTAGCTTCACTGTCCTGTGGGATGAAGAGCTTTTTTAAATATTTATATAGAAACGAGAATTTTCCTGACGTTACAAGTAATATGAAATTTGAAATAAAAAAATATAAGGATAAAAGGAAGCCTATTCGTATTTTAAGTAAACATGAAATTTTGAAACTTTTTAACAGTATTGTAACGCATAGTGAAAACCTAATATGTGAAGTACTATTATTCAGTTTACTTTTCTCTACCGGTATGAGAATTTCTGAGCTATTAAATTTAAAAATTAATCAAATTGATTTTGAAAGAGAGATGCTATACCTAGAAAAAACAAAAACTCGGAAAGCAAGGGTGGTTTCTCTCCGAGATGGTTTTGGTGATGTATTAAGCTCTTATTGTTCCACTAATAGCTTCTCTGAGTCTGACTATCTTTTGGGACCTAAAATTTCAAAAGGGCAAGTAAGAAGTAATTTGAGGAAATACCTTAATAAGGCAGGATTACCATATGTCAGAATCCATAGTATACGCCACTCGTTCGCAACTCATATGTTGGATGCGGGTAGCCATATTTTTATAGTTCAACAATTATTGGGACACGATTGTCTTTCTTCTACAAGAAGCTACGTAGCCCCAAACTATACAAGAAATAAGAGTATTGTTATTAAAGAACAACAAGACGTTTACAAAAAATTAGAAGATAAGATAAATGCAGTTTTGCAGGGGTAA
- a CDS encoding helix-turn-helix domain-containing protein has translation METTFLIDCIVKGVNDASNIEEEIYKLISKKTEGDYWDFKQEWHKDSERLLHDILCFANTVHDRDCNIIIGVSDDGEIIGLNDENRVKQAGILDLLSNTVFAGDKTPAIKVETCKIEDMEIDILTVFNSYSVPFYLKKKSKRYSNIKEGYIYTRIGDKNTPINQNANMQQIEMLWKKRLGLTQPPLRQIVNRLKNKSEWVKNNGTHFNIYKPEFKLVEEYEDDAYDRRTGEFYVYSQTNSKYSYKYYLKDSIAYELQEFFFDDEDMEEVYAKKTLMKLFYILRIRKKRYHLSLMLNVT, from the coding sequence TTGGAAACGACTTTTTTAATAGACTGTATAGTAAAGGGGGTAAATGATGCAAGCAACATTGAGGAGGAAATTTATAAGTTAATAAGCAAAAAGACAGAAGGTGATTATTGGGATTTTAAACAAGAGTGGCATAAGGACAGTGAAAGGCTACTACATGACATTCTTTGTTTTGCAAATACGGTGCACGACAGGGATTGTAATATAATTATAGGAGTTTCGGATGATGGTGAGATTATTGGACTAAATGATGAAAATCGAGTTAAGCAAGCAGGAATACTAGATTTACTTTCCAACACAGTTTTTGCAGGTGATAAGACTCCGGCAATAAAAGTTGAGACATGTAAAATTGAGGATATGGAAATTGATATTCTTACGGTATTTAATTCTTATAGTGTCCCTTTTTACTTAAAGAAAAAAAGCAAAAGGTATAGCAATATTAAAGAAGGGTACATATATACAAGAATTGGAGATAAGAATACCCCTATCAATCAAAATGCTAATATGCAGCAGATTGAAATGCTATGGAAGAAAAGACTTGGCCTAACACAACCACCATTGAGACAGATAGTAAATAGATTAAAGAACAAATCTGAATGGGTTAAGAACAACGGAACACACTTTAATATTTATAAACCAGAGTTTAAGCTTGTAGAAGAATATGAAGATGATGCATACGATAGAAGAACAGGGGAGTTTTATGTATACTCCCAGACAAACTCTAAATATTCTTACAAGTATTATTTGAAAGATAGCATAGCTTATGAACTGCAAGAGTTCTTCTTTGATGATGAGGATATGGAAGAAGTTTATGCCAAAAAAACCTTGATGAAGTTGTTCTATATCTTGAGAATCAGGAAGAAAAGGTATCATTTGAGTCTTATGTTGAATGTAACTTAA